One stretch of Miscanthus floridulus cultivar M001 chromosome 18, ASM1932011v1, whole genome shotgun sequence DNA includes these proteins:
- the LOC136524115 gene encoding uncharacterized protein — protein sequence MVPSNQPFTLRSILEKDKLNGTNYADWIRNLGIVLRAEKKEEILDTPLPEEPANNAPTVEKTAYKKACDADLEVSCLMLACMEPDLQLQFDNNHAEHDMIVALSDMF from the coding sequence atggtgcctagcaatcaaccatttactttgcgttcaattcttgagaaagataagttgaatggaacaaactatgcgGATTGGATCCGCAACCTGGGAATTGTTCTCAGGgcagagaaaaaggaagaaattctagacaccccattacCAGAAGAGCCTGCTAATAATGCACCTACTGTAGAGAAAACCGCTTACAAAAAagcatgtgatgctgatcttgaagtgagttgccttatgcttgcttgtatggaaccagatctacagttgcagtttgacaataaccatgcagAGCATGATATGATCGTGGCGCTTAGTGATATGTTCTAG